TCGACGTGCAGGTGCAGGGCGGCGAGGTCACCCTGACCGGCACCGTGGGCGACCGCCAGCAAAAGCGCCGCGCCGAGGAAGCCGTCGAGCACCTGCGCGGCGTGCGCGACGTGCACAACCAGTTGCGTGTGCAGCGGGGCGAGCTGGGCCAGACAGGCATGGGCCAATCGGGCGCCAGCACCCAGTCCGGCATGAGTCAGGCGGGCAGCAGCCAGTCGAGCCTGGGCAGCCAGGCCGGGGGCATCGGCATGGGCGGCGGCAGCGGCAGTTCCAGCAGCGTGGACCGTACCGGCAGCACCGGCTACAGCAGCACCGCCGGCACCCCGATGGGGTCGCTGGGAAGCGGTGCGGAAACCACCGACCGCTCCGGCGAGCAGCGCTGATCCCGGCCGGAGGGCCGGGGAGAGGCCCCGCCTGGGCCGCCGCGCGCTGCGGGCCTCCCCCACGCCTTCCCGCCCAGAGACCCATGACCAGAGATGCAAAGGAGCAGGCATGACCTCAGACGACAGGCACAGCGCACCCGCAGCGGGCGGGACGGACGACCCGGGCGGTCTGCCCGGCGACCTGGGCAACGGGATGTCCGACCGCTCGGGCTGGTACGACGAGTCCGGCAGCGGGATGACCGACACGTCCGTCTTCACGGGCAATCCGGCGGCCCCCCTCGATATTCCCGGTTCCGGCGCCCTCGACGATACCGGGACCACCTTCGGAACGGGCGGGGACGACCAGGAGATGTAGGACCGGCTGGCACGAAAGGGGGGAAAGGCGTGTGCTCAGCCTTTCCCCCCTTTCATGGGGACTTTTACCGCGCTGCGCCCCCGCCCAGCCGCACCCGGAAGCCGCGCAACTCGTAGCCCTTGACGACCTCGTTGTAGCTCACGCGGGGTTCCGAGACGACTTCCAGGTCGCGCCACAGCAGCAAGCGGCGCAGGAACACGTCGCTTTCCCGGATGGCCAGAAAGGCGCCGGGGCAGCGGTGGTGGCCGTCCCCGAAGGCGAGCACCGGAGGCTGCACCCCGCGCGGCAACGGACGGGCCGGGCACAGCTCCCCGGCGCCCTCCCCGACCACCGCCGGGTCCACGTTGGCCTGCTGCACGTTCAGGGCCAGCAGGCTGCCCGCCGGGACGGTGCGGCCGCCCACCGTCAGCTCGGCCTCGGCGCGGCGGTAGAGCGTGGTCACGACCGGCTCCAGACGCAGAATCTCGTGCAAGATCGCGTGGCGCTCCTTTTCGGTGCCGTGGACGTAGTCGGCGCGCAGCGTGGGGTTGGTCAGCAGGTGCCAGGCGGCGGCGGAGATGAATTCGCGGGTGGTGACCATTCCGGCGGTGCCGTAGGTCAGGCACTCGGTCATGATTTCCACGTCGCTGTACCCGCGCGACAGCAGGTGGCTGATCAGGTCGTCCCCCGCTGCCCGGCGGCGGGCCTGGATGGCGGGCTTCACGTCCAGCAGGTAAAAGAGGCCCAGGTTGGCCTGCTGGCGCAGGCTCTCGAGCCTGCCGCGCGGCGGCTGCGGCGCGCCGGGTTCGCTGTCGCCGCCGCCCTCCACAAAGGCCATGACCCGGCGCTCCAGACCTGGCAGGGCGCTGCTGGTCAGGCCGACGACCTGCGCGGCCACGTTCACCGCGAGCCGCAGGCTGAGGTCGTCGAGGTTCGCCTCGCCCCGGCGGGCCAGGTCCGCGATCAGGCGGTCGGCCAGCGCGGCGATCATGGGCTGGTAGCCCTCGACGTGGGTGGGCGTGAAGTAGCGGGCGGTCGAGCGGCGCATCTCGTGGTGCGTCTCGCCCTCCTCGAACAGGACCGGTGGGCGGCCCAGCCCCCCGACCTCGCGCGCCATCTCGGACATGAAACCCGCCTGCCGCACGGCTTCCGAGCGCAGCACCTCGCGCGCCGCCTGGAACTCGTGAACGCGGTAGACCCCGCGCGCGTCCACCTCGACGGCCCCCCTGTGGCTGGGGGCGGCGCCGTCGCGGCGGGTCAGCGAGGCCGTCTGGCCGGTGAAGGGGCAGCGGGCGGGCTGGTCGGGGCGGGGGTCAGGGCTGGGCAACGTGGTCATGGGCACTCCTGGGGGTCGGGGAAAAGGGCCGGGAACGGGCGGCCTGCGCAAGCGCGTGCAGGGCCGGGGTGAGGGCCGGGGCGTGCGGGCCGAGCGTGCCCAGCAGCGGGCCGGTGAGGGCGCGGACGGTCTCCAGCGCGGCCGCCCACAGCGCCGCCCCCTGCGGGGTAAGCGTCACGGTGACGCGGCGGGCGTCGGGCTGAGCCGACTGGCGGGTCACCGCGCCGCGCGCTTCCAGGCCGCGCAGCACCCGGCTGACCTCGTAGCGCGGCACGCCCAGTTCGCGGGCGAGCTGCGCCGGTTGGTCGGCGCCCCCCTGCACGTAGGCGAGCGCCACGAACGAGCGCAGGTCCAGCCCGTGCCGGGCGTGCAACTCGGCTTCTCCGCGCTCGCTGAGCGCCTGCCAGGCGTCCCACAGGGCGGTGAGGAAAGCCAGCTCCGGCGAGGAGAGAAGCGCGGAGGGGGGCGGGGCGTCGGGCACCCGCGCAGTCTGCCTGCCCCTTCTCTGAGAAGTTGCAAAATGCAATCAACCCTGGGACCTGGGGGCTTGACGTTGCCCCGGCGCCAAACCCGTTACCCTGCTGGGCATGAGGGTCGCCGTCGCGGATGTGGGCACCAACTCCAGTCACCTGCTGATCGCGGAGGTGCGCGGCGGGGAGGGCGGTTACCGGGTGCTCGACGCCCTGAAGGACCGCACCCGCCTGGACGAGTGCCTGGACCCGGCGGGGAAACTGACCCCCGAGGGCGAGGACCGGCTGGCGAGCGCCCTGACCGGGTTCCGGGCGCTGACGACGGCGGCGGGCGTGGCCGAGGTGCAGGTGTACGCGACCTCGGCGCTGCGCGAGGCCCCCAACGGCGAGGCGGTGGCGGTGCGGATGCGCGAGCGCACCGGCATTTTCCCGGTGATCATCAGCGGGGAGCGCGAGGGCGAGCTGACCTATCTGGGCGCGGCGCACAGCGTGGAATTTGGCGCCGACAACGTGCTGCTCGACCTGGGCGGCGGCAGTCTGGAACTGGCGCGGGGCGGTCCTGGGCGGGCGGAGGACGTGCTGAGCCTGCCGCTGGGCGCCATCCGCATGACCCGTGCCTGGCTGCCCCACGACCCACCCCGGACGGCGGAGCTGCGGGCGCTGGAGGGCGCGGTGCGCGCGGCCCTGGCCCCCCACGCGGAGCGCTTCCGGGTCCGGCCCGGCACGGCGGTGATCCTGTCGAGCGGCACCGCCGAGGCCGCCGCCGGGGTGCTCGCGGCGCGCGGGGACGAGGCGCCCGCGAGCGTGAACGGGGTGAACGTGAGCACCGCCGATCTGGGCGACCTACTGGAACGCCTCCGCAGCCTCAGCGCCGCCCGCCGCGCCCGCCTGCCCGGCCTGGAGCGCCGCGCGGACACGGTCGTGGCGGGGCTGGCGGTGCTGCACACGGCGCTGGAGACGCTGGGCGCCTCCGGAGCCACCGTCAGCGAGGGGGCGCTGCGCGAGGGCATGTTGATCGAGGAACTGGCCCGCCACGCGGCGTACACGGCGGGCCTCAGCGCCCGGCAACGCAGCGTGCTGGAAACCGCCGAACGCTTCGGCGCCAACCTCTTTCACGCCCGGCACGTCACGGCGCTGGCCCGCGACCTGCTGGCCGCGCTGGAGGGGGCCGGGGAGCGGTTCGCGCCCGAGGCCCGCAGCCTGCTCACCGCCGCCGCCGGGCTGCACGAGGTCGGGCAGATCGTGGCGCAAAGTGGCCACCACAAGCACTCGGCCTACCTGATCCGGCACGCGGGGTTGCGCGGGTTCTCGCCGCGCGAGATCGACCTCGTGGCGCAGCTCGCGCGCTACCACCGCAAGAGCGGTCCCAAGCCCTCGCACCCCGAATACCTGGCGCTGGCGCCGGGGGACCGCGCGCTGGTCTCCCGGCTCGCCGCCGTCTTGCGGGTCGCCGACGGCCTGGACCGCTCGCACGCGGGGCAGGCGCGGGTGCGGGCGCTGACCCGCACGGCCCACGGCTGGACGCTGTCGGTGGAGGGAGCCACGCCCCTCGACCTCGCTGGGGCGCGTGAAAAGGCCGACCTGTGGGCGCGCGAGTTCGGGCCGCTGGCCCTCGGCCTGTCCGCCCCCAGCGGGGCGCCGGAGGCTATCCTCGGCGCATGACTGCGACCCCCCCGGCAGCCCCCCTTCTTCCCCGGAACATCCTGAGCATCCAGTCCTGGGTCAGTTACGGGCACGTCGGCAACGCCGCCGCCGTCTTTCCGCTTCAGCGCCTGGGCTTTGAGGTCTGGCCGGTCCACACCGTGCAGTTTTCCAACCACACCGGGTACGGCGCCTGGACCGGCAGCGTCTTCGCGCCCGAGCACGTGGCCGAGATCATGGACGGCATCGAGGCGCGCGGCGCGCTGCCGGGGTGCGCGGCCGTCCTGAGCGGCTACATGGGGTCGGGGGGCACCGTGGGCGCGGTGGTGGGCGCCGTGCGGCGGGTGCGGGCCGCCAATCCGGGCGCCCTGTACCTCTGCGACCCCGTGATGGGGGACGTGGGACGCGGCGTGTTCGTGCGGCCCGAGCTGCCGGAGCTGATCCGGTCGCAGGCGGTGCCGGAAGCCGACATCGTGACGCCCAACCAGTTCGAGCTGGAACTGCTGACGGGCCGGACGGTGACCACCCTGTCGGAGGCGCTGGACGCGGCCCGCGCGCTGCGTGAGACCCTGCGCGCGAGCGGCCCCCGCATCGTGGTGGTGACCAGCCTGGTGCGCGAGGACGCTCCCGAAGGCGTGATCGAGACGCTGGCGGTGACTGAGGGGGAAGCGTGGCTGTGCCGCACGCCGCTGCTGCCGCTCGACCCGCCGCGCAACGGCACCGGGGACGCCATCGCCGCGCTGTTCCTGGGCCACTACCTGCAAAGCGGGGACGCGGGCGAGGCCCTGAGCCTGAGCATGAGCGCCCTGTACGCCCTGCTGGACCTGACCCACCGCGCCGGAACACGCGAGATTCAGCTTGTGGCGGCGCAGGACGAGTACGCGCGGCCCTCGCGGGTCTTCGGGGCCGAGCGGGTGGGGTGAGGAGGCCCCACCCATGACGGCGGTCGCGCTGGTCTCGGACATTCACGGCAACATAGCCGCGCTAGAGGCGGTGCTGGTCGAGCCGGACGTGCGGGCGTGCGACCAGATCGTCTTCCTGGGGGACGCCCTGCTGAATGGCCCCCGGCCCGCCGAGTGCCTGGCCCGGCTGATGGAGCTTGATCTGCCCGCCGTAATCGGCAACACCGACCTGGAGGTGCTGGCGGGGGTCGATCCGGTCGCCGCCTGGGTCCGGGCGCAGCTCTCACCCGCTGGGCTGGTGTACCTGGCGCAGCTTCCCCTTACCCTGCGTTTGTCGGCGGGGCAAACAGACCCGGCGAACTCACAAGACGGCGGGCAGAACCTTCTGCTGATGCACGCCTCACCCCGCAGCTCCTTCGACCTGCCTCTGCTGGAACCGCACCCCCTGGAAACGACCTTTCTGGAAGCTTCAACCGACGGGGAACTGCGAACCCTCTTCGCGGGCAGCCGCGCCGCCCTGAGCGTGTTCGGCCACATCCATTACGCTTCGCGCCGAATCCTCGACGGACGCGAGATCGCCTCCGTCGGATCGGTCGGGTTTCCCTTCGACGGTGATCCCCGGGCCGCCTACGCCGTCGCCACCCGGCGCGCGGAAGGGTGGATGCTCGACCACCGCCGGGTCACCTATGACCACGAGGCCGTCGCGCGGGAAGTGGAAAGCTCAGACCTTCCCTTCGCCTCCCGCTCCGCCGCCATGCTCCGGCAGGCCCGGTGGCTTCCGCGCCCAGCCTGAGACTCAGTCAGAGGGTTTCTGCGGGTCTCCATTGCCCTCCCCCCACTTAGCGGTAAGTCACTTCCAGCGTCGCCTGCGTCCCCTCCCCGAAGGTCGCGTAATCACTCAGGCCGTTGCCCCCCGCCGTGCCGCCCGCAAAACTCAGCCGGACCTGGGTGCGGCCCGTGCGGTTGACGGCGCTCAGGGCCGCAGCATTGAGGGGAACGCTCAGGACCGTGCCCGCCCCCGTGCCCGCCGGGGCCGCGAGGCTGGCCGCGCCCGCCGCCGTCACCGCCGCCGTGTAATCGTCGGTGGCGAGGGCGCAACCCGCCCCCAGGCAGCCTGCCCGCAGGTCAGCGTTCAGGGTGGCTCCGCCCGCCCAGGGGTTGCCGTTGGGCGCGAGGCTGTACCGCAGTGTCAGTTTCGCCCCGGTGACGGTCGCCCCGTCGGGCAGGCCGAAGGTGTCGAAGGACAGCACGCCCTTCCACGGCGCGTCGGCATTGTCGCCCACACTGATTCCGCCCGAGGCTACCACGTAGCCGCCGGTCGTGGCCGTTTTGCTGTTCGCGGCCACGTAGCCGTCCTCGGCCACCACCGAGGAGAAGGCCGTGGTCGTCGTGGTGGTCGCTGCCGTGACGGTATAGGCGAGGTCCTGCACCGCCGAGGCGTTTCCCGCCGTATCCACCGCATAGGCCCGCACGGTCGCGCTCGCGTTCAGGGTGAGGCTTCCGCCGCCCGGCAGCGTGGTGCGCGTGGCGCTGGTGCGTGGGTCGCTGCCGTCGGTGGTCGCGTAGACGGTGCCGCCCTCGTTGATGGAAAACGTGACTGTCAGCGGCCCGGCGTAGCTACCCGGCGCGGGCGAGACGGTCAGGATGGGAGCCGTGGTATCGGTGCCCCCAGAGGGAGGCGGCGTGGTCGTCCCTGCGCTGAAAAACCGCCACAGCTCGGCGCTGGCGTCCGGTCCCCCGGGGTCGGTGTACGTTCCGGCTGTGCTGCCGCCGCTCCAGGCGTGGCCCATCCCCGTCACGTTCCACAGCTCGACCACGCCGCCCGCGTAGGTCTTGACCGTGTAGGCCCGTCCGCCGCTCACGGTGCCGCTGCTGCTCGTGACCTGTGAGGTCGCCTTGCTGCCGTTGTCGGCCCCGTCGTCGGTGAGGTCGTTCGTCTGCACCCACTGGGCGGCGACCTGATCGCCGTTGACCGGGGAGACGGTGTAGTCGCTGGTCCCGTGAAACACGATGGCGCGCACATTGCGCTTGGCGGTGCCCATCGCGTTGTAGGCGGCGGTGCCCTGGGTATCGGGGTTCGGCCCGCCCGAGTTCATGGCGGTAAAGGCGGCGGAGGTGCTCGTCGCCGCCTTGTATTCCAGCCCGGCGCCCACCCCGATGGCGCTGAACACGTCGGGGTAGGTCGCGCCCATGATGACGCTCATCGCCGCGCCCGCCGAGAGGCCCGCCACGTACACCCGCGACCCGTCCACCGCCGTGCGGCCCTTCACCGCGTCCACGATGGCCTTGATCGCGGCGGGTTCGCCCTGGCCGCGCGCCTGGTGGGCAGGTTCGAACCAGTTCCAGCACTTGTTCTGGTTGGCGCTGCCCGGCTGCTCGGGGTACACGACCAGGAAGCCTTTCTGGTCGGCCAGGTCGTTCATGCGCGTGCCCGCCGCAAAATCGGTGGGTGACTGGGTGCAGCCGTGCAGCATCACGACCAGGGGCCGGGGAGCGTCCGCGCCCGCCGGGGGCGTGTAGAGCGTGTAGTTGCGCGTCACGCCCCCGCCGGTCGCGCTGCCGGTCACGCTGGTTCCCAGAGCCTGTGCCCGCAGGCCGGAGCCGGGAGCCGCCGCAGAGGGGGCCTGCGAGCAGGCGGCGAGCAGCAGAGACACGGAGAGCAGAGACACGGGCAGCAGGGGCAGGGAACGCTTCATGGCAGACCTCACGCGGGGGGCGCGGCCTGGGTGACGCGGGCGCAGGCCGGGAGGGGGGCGGGTTGTCGGTGACAGGCGCACCCTACCCGGCCCCCGTCACGCGCCGGTTACACCCCGCTGCCCTGGGCGGCCCGGCTCAGCGCCCCCGCAATCGGCACGTGGCTCGCCAGCAGCCGCAGCCGGGTCAGGTCGGCGGGCGCCACCCACGCCAGGGCGCGGTGCTCCAGCGCACACGGCTCGCCCCCCAGCAGCGTCAGGCGCAAGGCCACCAGCGTGAAGCTTCCGACCGGCGTGTCAAGCTGCGAGCGGTAGACCTCCTCGCGCGCTTCCACCCGCACGCCGAGTTCCTCGTGCCACTCGCGGATGAGCGCCTCGGCGGGGGTTTCTTCCGCCTCGACCTTGCCGCCTGGAAACTCCCACTGCCCGGCCGCCCACGCTGGAGAGGACCGCGCGCCGACCAGCACCTTGCCGTCCCGCTCCAGAATCCCCGCCACGACGGTCCGCATGGGGGTCAGTCTGGCGCAGCGCCCCGGAGCCGCCGCCTTTTTTGAACCCGGTGCAGCCCCAGCGGGTACACTCCCCCCATGAGTGACGCAAGTGTGCGCCTGTCGCATTCGGGCGAGGTGGCGACCCTGACCCTCGCACACCCCAAAGGCGCCTTTGGTCCGGCCACCTGGCGCGAGCTGCCGCAAGCGCTGGCGAGGTTGGGCGAGGCGAGGACCCTGATCGTGCGCGGCGAGCGGCACTTCAGCGTGGGGCTGGACGTGGCGGCGACCGCGCCGATCATCGGCCCGGCGCTGGGGGACCCGGCGAAGTTCCGCGCCGTGGTGGACGAGATGCACGCGGCCATCGAGGGCCTGGCGGCGCTGCCCATCCCGGTGATCGCCGCCATCGACGGCTGGTGCATCGGCGCGGGGCTGGAACTGGCCTCGGCGTGCGACCTGCGGATGTGCAGCGCCGGGGCGCGGTTCAGCCTGCCGGAAGTCAAACTCGGCATCACCGCCGACCTGGGCGGGTTGCAGCGTCTGCCGCATCTGATCGGCCGGGGCCGCGCGGCGCACCTCGCCCTGACGGGGGACCCCATTGACGCGGCGGTGGCCGAACGCTGGGGCCTGGTCACTGAAGTTCACCCGGACGCCGCCGCCCTGTATGCCCGCGCCGAGGCCCTCGCCGCGCAGCTCGCTGGCCTGCCCCCAAAGGCCGTGGAAGGCACCAAACGCACCCTGGGAGACGGCCTCCCG
The sequence above is a segment of the Deinococcus budaensis genome. Coding sequences within it:
- a CDS encoding cytochrome P450, with the protein product MTTLPSPDPRPDQPARCPFTGQTASLTRRDGAAPSHRGAVEVDARGVYRVHEFQAAREVLRSEAVRQAGFMSEMAREVGGLGRPPVLFEEGETHHEMRRSTARYFTPTHVEGYQPMIAALADRLIADLARRGEANLDDLSLRLAVNVAAQVVGLTSSALPGLERRVMAFVEGGGDSEPGAPQPPRGRLESLRQQANLGLFYLLDVKPAIQARRRAAGDDLISHLLSRGYSDVEIMTECLTYGTAGMVTTREFISAAAWHLLTNPTLRADYVHGTEKERHAILHEILRLEPVVTTLYRRAEAELTVGGRTVPAGSLLALNVQQANVDPAVVGEGAGELCPARPLPRGVQPPVLAFGDGHHRCPGAFLAIRESDVFLRRLLLWRDLEVVSEPRVSYNEVVKGYELRGFRVRLGGGAAR
- a CDS encoding MarR family transcriptional regulator: MPDAPPPSALLSSPELAFLTALWDAWQALSERGEAELHARHGLDLRSFVALAYVQGGADQPAQLARELGVPRYEVSRVLRGLEARGAVTRQSAQPDARRVTVTLTPQGAALWAAALETVRALTGPLLGTLGPHAPALTPALHALAQAARSRPFSPTPRSAHDHVAQP
- a CDS encoding Ppx/GppA phosphatase family protein encodes the protein MRVAVADVGTNSSHLLIAEVRGGEGGYRVLDALKDRTRLDECLDPAGKLTPEGEDRLASALTGFRALTTAAGVAEVQVYATSALREAPNGEAVAVRMRERTGIFPVIISGEREGELTYLGAAHSVEFGADNVLLDLGGGSLELARGGPGRAEDVLSLPLGAIRMTRAWLPHDPPRTAELRALEGAVRAALAPHAERFRVRPGTAVILSSGTAEAAAGVLAARGDEAPASVNGVNVSTADLGDLLERLRSLSAARRARLPGLERRADTVVAGLAVLHTALETLGASGATVSEGALREGMLIEELARHAAYTAGLSARQRSVLETAERFGANLFHARHVTALARDLLAALEGAGERFAPEARSLLTAAAGLHEVGQIVAQSGHHKHSAYLIRHAGLRGFSPREIDLVAQLARYHRKSGPKPSHPEYLALAPGDRALVSRLAAVLRVADGLDRSHAGQARVRALTRTAHGWTLSVEGATPLDLAGAREKADLWAREFGPLALGLSAPSGAPEAILGA
- the pdxY gene encoding pyridoxal kinase PdxY encodes the protein MTATPPAAPLLPRNILSIQSWVSYGHVGNAAAVFPLQRLGFEVWPVHTVQFSNHTGYGAWTGSVFAPEHVAEIMDGIEARGALPGCAAVLSGYMGSGGTVGAVVGAVRRVRAANPGALYLCDPVMGDVGRGVFVRPELPELIRSQAVPEADIVTPNQFELELLTGRTVTTLSEALDAARALRETLRASGPRIVVVTSLVREDAPEGVIETLAVTEGEAWLCRTPLLPLDPPRNGTGDAIAALFLGHYLQSGDAGEALSLSMSALYALLDLTHRAGTREIQLVAAQDEYARPSRVFGAERVG
- a CDS encoding metallophosphoesterase family protein, coding for MTAVALVSDIHGNIAALEAVLVEPDVRACDQIVFLGDALLNGPRPAECLARLMELDLPAVIGNTDLEVLAGVDPVAAWVRAQLSPAGLVYLAQLPLTLRLSAGQTDPANSQDGGQNLLLMHASPRSSFDLPLLEPHPLETTFLEASTDGELRTLFAGSRAALSVFGHIHYASRRILDGREIASVGSVGFPFDGDPRAAYAVATRRAEGWMLDHRRVTYDHEAVAREVESSDLPFASRSAAMLRQARWLPRPA
- a CDS encoding extracellular catalytic domain type 1 short-chain-length polyhydroxyalkanoate depolymerase codes for the protein MKRSLPLLPVSLLSVSLLLAACSQAPSAAAPGSGLRAQALGTSVTGSATGGGVTRNYTLYTPPAGADAPRPLVVMLHGCTQSPTDFAAGTRMNDLADQKGFLVVYPEQPGSANQNKCWNWFEPAHQARGQGEPAAIKAIVDAVKGRTAVDGSRVYVAGLSAGAAMSVIMGATYPDVFSAIGVGAGLEYKAATSTSAAFTAMNSGGPNPDTQGTAAYNAMGTAKRNVRAIVFHGTSDYTVSPVNGDQVAAQWVQTNDLTDDGADNGSKATSQVTSSSGTVSGGRAYTVKTYAGGVVELWNVTGMGHAWSGGSTAGTYTDPGGPDASAELWRFFSAGTTTPPPSGGTDTTAPILTVSPAPGSYAGPLTVTFSINEGGTVYATTDGSDPRTSATRTTLPGGGSLTLNASATVRAYAVDTAGNASAVQDLAYTVTAATTTTTTAFSSVVAEDGYVAANSKTATTGGYVVASGGISVGDNADAPWKGVLSFDTFGLPDGATVTGAKLTLRYSLAPNGNPWAGGATLNADLRAGCLGAGCALATDDYTAAVTAAGAASLAAPAGTGAGTVLSVPLNAAALSAVNRTGRTQVRLSFAGGTAGGNGLSDYATFGEGTQATLEVTYR
- a CDS encoding (deoxy)nucleoside triphosphate pyrophosphohydrolase; the encoded protein is MRTVVAGILERDGKVLVGARSSPAWAAGQWEFPGGKVEAEETPAEALIREWHEELGVRVEAREEVYRSQLDTPVGSFTLVALRLTLLGGEPCALEHRALAWVAPADLTRLRLLASHVPIAGALSRAAQGSGV
- a CDS encoding enoyl-CoA hydratase-related protein, translating into MSDASVRLSHSGEVATLTLAHPKGAFGPATWRELPQALARLGEARTLIVRGERHFSVGLDVAATAPIIGPALGDPAKFRAVVDEMHAAIEGLAALPIPVIAAIDGWCIGAGLELASACDLRMCSAGARFSLPEVKLGITADLGGLQRLPHLIGRGRAAHLALTGDPIDAAVAERWGLVTEVHPDAAALYARAEALAAQLAGLPPKAVEGTKRTLGDGLPHAQSLAAAVDWNARHMTAQAMLSALKKA